TTCAGGCTCTCGCCGTCGATGTCAACCGACACGTCGACCTGGACCGCCTCGGTCTTGACCACTTCGGTCTCGACTAGAGTCAATTCCCTCACTCCTTCATGGCCTTGCTAACGGCTGTCGTCAAAGGCTTGCGTTTGGCACAGGGTCGGACGTCGTCGTCGGACTGTTCCTCACTGCCGACTCGACCAGGGCGGAGAGACCGGCCAGCGAGGGGTTGGCGAAGCATTCCCGCAGCGACAGCTGGACCCCGAACCGCTCGTGGATCAGCGTGATCAGCAGGGGTATCAGCAGGGAATGCCCACCCACCGCGAAGAGGGTGTCCTCGGTGCTGAGCTGGTCGGTGCCCAGCAGCTCCGACCAGATCTCCGCCATGCGCCTCTCCGCCCAGGTGCGCGGCATCGGGGCGTCCTTGGCCGGGAGCGGGCCCGGATCGGGGAGCCGGCGTCGATCGACCTTGCCGGCGAGGTTGCGCGGGAGCCGATCGTTCATGATCATGAACGACGCGGGTAGCGTCAGCTTGCCGAACCGCCGGCGCAGGTGAGCGCGCCACACCTCCGGGGAGCCCGCGGCGTCCCCGGACGGCGTGCGCTGCGGCACGACATAGACCATCAGGCGGGTGACCAGCCCCTCCTTGTTGGTGAGGGCGGCCACCGCACACTCGGTGACCGAGTCGTGAGCGGCCAGCGCCGCTTCGACGTCGGTGAGCTCCACCCGGTTGCCGAGGAGCTTGACCTGGAAATCCTTACGCCCGCGGAACTCCAGCAGGCCGTCCCAGCGCCTGCGCCCGAGATCCCCGGTCCGGTAACAGCCGCCGGGCTCGGCACCGGAGGCCTCCAGCCCGCGCACCGGCAGGAAGGCCGGGCCGACGCCGGCCCCGGCGCCGATGTAGCCCGGCGTGACGTACGGGGTGAGGATGACGATCTCCCCGGTGACCCCCGCCGGACAGGGCCGGTCCAGCTCGTCCAGCACCAGGACCTGCCGGCCGGGAATGGAACGGCCGATCGGCACCGTCCCGTGCACAGGAGCACTGATCTCGTGCCAGGTCGCCGCGATCGTCTCGGTGGGGCCGTAGGCGTTGATCAGCCGGGTGAAGGGCAGGGCCGCGCGCAGCCCGTTCGCCAACTCCTCCGGCAGCGCCTCCCCCATCAGCAGGAGATGGTCGAGCGCGGCGAGCCGCCCGGCCGAGTCCTCGCTGGTGACCAGCGCGAGGATCTCCTTGGCGAAGCTGGGGACCGTCTCGATGAGCGTGATCTGCTCATCGGCGAGCCAGTCGACCAGTTTCTCAGGGTTCATCCTGATCCGTTCGGGGACCGGGCAGAGCGTCCCTCCCGAGACGAGGGTCGCGAAGACCTCGCACAGCGCCGGGTCGTGCTCCGGAGCCACCCACTGCGCGACCCGGGAACCGGGGCCGATGCCGAACTCCGCGGCCAGCCAGGTGACGAACTGGGCGAAGGCGCCGTGCGTCTGCGAGATCCCCTTCGGCCTGCCGGTCGACCCCGAGGTGTAGGCGACGTAGGCCCATTCGCCCAGCCCGCTCCCCGGCGGGGTCGGCGGGACCGGGAGGGCCTCGGACCGGTCCGGGGCCGAGAGGTCCAGGACGCGGCCGCCGAGCTCGTCCCGGTACCAGGTGCTCAGCTCGTCGCCGGCCGTCTCCTCGTCGAGCACGAGGCAGGTGGGCCGCAGGTCCTGCAGCACCGCCTTGCCGCGTTCCCCGGCGTCGGCCGTGCCGAACCAGACCAGGTGCGCGCCGGCGCCGAGCACCCCGAGCAGCGCGGCGATCTGGCGGACCCCCCGCGGCAGCCGCACCGCGACGGCCTGGCCCTCGACGGTGCCGAGCGCACGCAGGGAGGCGGTGATCGACGCCGCCTGCCCGACCAGGTCACGATAGGTGACGGTGGTGCCCTGCCAGGCGATCGCGACCGCCTCCGGATGCCGCTCGGCGTGCCTGCGCACCAGCTCGTGCACCGGCCACTCGGCCGGGGCGGCGCCGGTGATGTGGTCGGCCTCGCCCACTGCCGCCCGGATGCGCTCCTCAT
The nucleotide sequence above comes from Streptosporangium brasiliense. Encoded proteins:
- a CDS encoding non-ribosomal peptide synthetase; the protein is MVAADVFCAREVGAKHAVASDAQDGLWFLNQLIPDSTAHHINRAYQITGGLRIGALRAAWRAVLQRHEALRTTLVEIDGRLVQRIADEDDNPMSFVDLSGTPPQDRETQLDRFCADWADTPFDLAAGPPVRSAVVRLSVTEHVLLLALHQAVADDRSVSVLVEDLSAGYAAEDSGRPAALPALASQYADYAREQRAQESAPELLEWWIARLTPPPPPLDLPTDRARPAEPSFHGGAVSFDWGEDFGRSLAGLARAAGTSPWVVLLAGFQCLLHRYSGEDRIAVGVPATVRPDSGADALIGPFHNLLVLCADVSQAPTFRELVAGVAQLAEGASAHRQLPFAHLVRALKVERDPRRIPLCDAMFVSPQAPESELRLAGAQVRRRPVDGRAARADLTLTVGSTHSSVTGSLEYRAGLFERSSARAILDQLHTLLAAALATPDLPVGALPLEDEERIRAAVGEADHITGAAPAEWPVHELVRRHAERHPEAVAIAWQGTTVTYRDLVGQAASITASLRALGTVEGQAVAVRLPRGVRQIAALLGVLGAGAHLVWFGTADAGERGKAVLQDLRPTCLVLDEETAGDELSTWYRDELGGRVLDLSAPDRSEALPVPPTPPGSGLGEWAYVAYTSGSTGRPKGISQTHGAFAQFVTWLAAEFGIGPGSRVAQWVAPEHDPALCEVFATLVSGGTLCPVPERIRMNPEKLVDWLADEQITLIETVPSFAKEILALVTSEDSAGRLAALDHLLLMGEALPEELANGLRAALPFTRLINAYGPTETIAATWHEISAPVHGTVPIGRSIPGRQVLVLDELDRPCPAGVTGEIVILTPYVTPGYIGAGAGVGPAFLPVRGLEASGAEPGGCYRTGDLGRRRWDGLLEFRGRKDFQVKLLGNRVELTDVEAALAAHDSVTECAVAALTNKEGLVTRLMVYVVPQRTPSGDAAGSPEVWRAHLRRRFGKLTLPASFMIMNDRLPRNLAGKVDRRRLPDPGPLPAKDAPMPRTWAERRMAEIWSELLGTDQLSTEDTLFAVGGHSLLIPLLITLIHERFGVQLSLRECFANPSLAGLSALVESAVRNSPTTTSDPVPNASL